From the genome of Desulfobaculum xiamenense, one region includes:
- a CDS encoding recombinase family protein, with product MAHVGYIRVSSIDQNTDRQLADLDCNLVEVFEEKASAATSKRPKLEECMRFVRKGDTLHVHSIDRLARNLDDLLSLLKKFIGKGVAVQFHKEGLTFTGEDNPFQTLQLQIIGAVAQFERSIIKERQREGIAKAQAKEKHCGRRAKLTPEQAEELRHRATVMGEEKKALAAEYGISRQTLYRVIAEPN from the coding sequence ATGGCTCATGTTGGATACATCCGTGTTAGCTCAATCGACCAGAACACTGACCGCCAGCTTGCTGACCTTGATTGCAACTTGGTGGAAGTATTTGAAGAGAAGGCGAGTGCCGCAACGTCTAAGCGGCCTAAGCTGGAAGAGTGCATGAGGTTTGTCCGCAAGGGCGATACGCTCCACGTTCATTCAATAGATCGCCTTGCCCGTAACCTTGACGACCTGCTCTCGCTCCTAAAGAAGTTCATAGGCAAGGGCGTCGCCGTTCAGTTCCACAAAGAGGGGTTAACCTTCACAGGCGAAGACAACCCATTCCAAACGCTCCAGCTTCAAATTATCGGAGCCGTCGCCCAGTTTGAACGCTCCATCATCAAGGAGCGGCAAAGGGAAGGTATTGCCAAGGCACAAGCCAAGGAAAAACACTGTGGCAGAAGGGCCAAATTGACGCCAGAACAGGCCGAAGAGCTTCGACATAGGGCAACAGTCATGGGCGAAGAAAAAAAGGCGTTAGCGGCTGAATATGGCATAAGCAGGCAGACCTTATACCGCGTCATCGCTGAACCCAATTAA
- a CDS encoding deoxyguanosinetriphosphate triphosphohydrolase, with protein MLSPTEQQAIWEKLLHPHRFSRKENSVFEFNPQRNPFIIDYDRIIFSSSFRRLSKKTQVHPLTRNDHIHNRLTHSLEVSCVGKTLGTRVGYFLKGIQALPNPFQPENIGEIVQAACLAHDIGNPPFGHAGESAIQDWFKDPINYLYIEPLTAAQRTDFQAIDGNAQGFRVINSIENNKDSGGLRLTYPTIATMVKYPNSSHQAAGRNSTKFNYYQAEQDIFNNIFSSLNLISGNDTFRHPLSYLSEAADDICYRIIDMEDARELNIINLDDIIKITEPLCGKNNIDKGKLSSMDSDRRRTSMVRTLTIGALMDSTIEAFKEQYESIISNTHKGPITKYADDDTKKYMSDAKDIFYTKIIKNPQKTALEIGSYTLYKRLLDVFIPACYNQVFNKTLTYRQSQALSLMGVNAPTDQDKIYNSYLRVIDFITGMTDSYATFISKQFSGTAQN; from the coding sequence ATGCTTTCACCCACTGAACAGCAAGCAATATGGGAAAAGTTATTACATCCACACCGTTTTTCTCGTAAAGAAAACAGTGTTTTTGAATTTAACCCGCAACGCAACCCTTTCATTATAGACTACGACCGAATCATTTTCTCGAGTTCTTTCAGACGACTTTCAAAGAAAACGCAAGTTCATCCACTAACTCGAAACGACCACATCCATAATCGCCTAACACACTCTTTGGAAGTCAGCTGTGTTGGCAAAACCCTCGGCACTCGCGTGGGTTATTTTTTAAAAGGCATTCAAGCGCTTCCAAATCCTTTTCAACCGGAAAACATCGGTGAAATTGTACAAGCTGCATGTCTAGCACATGATATCGGCAACCCTCCGTTTGGACACGCAGGCGAATCCGCGATCCAAGATTGGTTCAAAGACCCGATAAACTATCTATATATCGAGCCACTCACTGCCGCCCAACGAACAGATTTTCAGGCGATAGACGGAAACGCACAAGGATTTCGAGTTATAAACTCTATCGAAAACAATAAAGATTCTGGAGGGTTGAGACTAACATATCCGACGATTGCGACAATGGTTAAGTATCCCAACTCATCGCACCAAGCAGCGGGCAGAAATTCTACGAAATTCAACTACTACCAAGCCGAGCAAGATATATTCAACAATATATTTTCCAGCCTCAACCTCATATCAGGCAACGATACTTTTCGCCATCCCCTTTCATACCTGAGCGAAGCAGCTGATGACATATGTTACAGAATTATTGACATGGAAGACGCAAGAGAACTTAACATTATCAATTTAGACGACATCATCAAAATTACAGAACCATTATGTGGCAAAAACAACATCGACAAAGGGAAATTATCATCTATGGACTCTGACAGGCGACGGACCAGCATGGTCAGAACGCTAACGATTGGAGCCCTTATGGACTCAACCATTGAGGCCTTCAAAGAGCAGTACGAGTCCATAATTTCCAACACCCACAAAGGGCCAATCACCAAATACGCAGATGATGATACGAAGAAATACATGTCAGATGCCAAGGATATTTTTTATACAAAAATAATTAAAAACCCCCAAAAGACAGCCCTCGAAATTGGATCTTATACTCTGTATAAACGGCTCCTTGATGTCTTCATTCCTGCGTGCTACAATCAAGTCTTCAACAAGACTCTTACCTACAGACAATCGCAGGCTCTTTCCCTCATGGGCGTTAATGCCCCCACGGATCAAGACAAAATTTACAACTCTTACCTAAGAGTCATCGATTTTATTACGGGCATGACAGACTCATATGCCACATTCATATCTAAGCAATTTTCTGGAACTGCACAGAATTAA
- a CDS encoding phage antirepressor N-terminal domain-containing protein, with translation MKSDPPHALWCALNGRGVSTAEDCKAYFSPLHVCDALGIGWKSQYVKIKADPVLPSTAVEITTVARDGKNYKISMLPVEFANGWLFIKIRNDPVHSQVVTEIVTPSAGGDQKTAVTEMVTMRLDSWQVHSTCVGEMTTQLSGSG, from the coding sequence ATGAAAAGCGACCCCCCCCATGCCCTTTGGTGTGCGCTGAATGGGCGAGGCGTTTCAACCGCTGAAGACTGCAAGGCGTACTTCTCGCCGCTCCATGTGTGTGATGCGCTTGGTATCGGATGGAAGTCTCAGTATGTGAAGATCAAGGCTGATCCGGTGCTTCCGTCAACTGCGGTGGAAATCACCACGGTTGCCCGTGATGGCAAGAACTACAAAATTTCCATGCTCCCCGTTGAGTTCGCCAATGGTTGGCTGTTCATCAAGATCAGGAACGATCCGGTCCACTCTCAAGTCGTCACGGAAATCGTGACACCTTCGGCGGGAGGCGATCAGAAGACCGCCGTAACCGAAATGGTGACGATGCGTCTTGACAGTTGGCAGGTGCATTCGACCTGTGTGGGCGAAATGACCACGCAGCTTTCCGGCTCCGGTTAG
- a CDS encoding phage antirepressor N-terminal domain-containing protein yields MANETLIPVRHEEVAVCGEYVLAAVTEDGKAYFSPRHVCDALGIDWPTQFRKIMADEVSKSTVGEMTTVAADGKKRVQTMLPIEFANGWLFTIKKVRPELQAKLNLFRAEAFLALDAWFRQGHFVRTTNTFKGV; encoded by the coding sequence ATGGCTAACGAAACCCTCATCCCTGTCCGTCATGAAGAAGTAGCTGTATGCGGTGAATACGTCCTTGCCGCTGTCACCGAGGATGGCAAGGCGTACTTCTCGCCGCGCCATGTGTGTGATGCGCTCGGTATCGACTGGCCTACCCAGTTCAGAAAGATCATGGCTGATGAAGTCTCGAAATCAACCGTTGGCGAAATGACAACGGTTGCCGCTGACGGCAAGAAACGTGTCCAGACCATGCTCCCCATTGAGTTCGCCAATGGATGGCTGTTCACAATCAAGAAGGTCCGCCCTGAACTCCAAGCCAAGCTGAACCTGTTCCGCGCTGAAGCGTTTCTCGCGCTCGACGCATGGTTCCGTCAGGGACACTTCGTAAGGACGACGAATACGTTCAAAGGCGTGTAG
- a CDS encoding type I restriction endonuclease subunit R produces the protein MHHLPETKEEYSAKIPALQVLMNLGWTYISPSQCLTKRGTNRDVLLKDELIRSLQARRFEWDGREHALSPNAIEHIVRELSSPGLHEGLRTANERIYDKLTLGITVKEFIDGKPVQPTIPIIDWEHPENNLFHVTEEMDVLSSAGTHRRIPDIVCFVNGIPFVVIEAKRPESGNPNKSMLEEGVSQSIRNQKNDEIPHLFCYAQLLMAISNTEGRYATTKTPKKFWATWREEIFDDATFHAIKNTPLSADAKDSLFQGRPKAMRNYFESLWSGDVLPTQQDKLLVSLLRKDRLLKLVQYYILFDKRVGKIVARYQQAFGIRAMLERVKRLDKAGSREGGVIWHTTGSGKSFTMVFLSKALLLEPDLRDCRVIIVTDRVDLEKQLSRTFLTGGAFGSAVATKKEGERARAGSGRDLAQRIGKGDDRIIFSIIDKFNTASKLPECYNPSDKIIVLVDEGHRSHGGETHERMRKALPNAAYIAFTGTPLLKDDKTQNKFGPIIHAYTMQRAVEDGTVTPLLYEERRPELAVNEAAIDNWFDKITARLTEEQKTDLKKKFANKGAVYGSENRIELIAWDIATHFSDHIKTLGMGLKGQLAADSKLSAVRYKKYLDATGLVTSAVVISPPDSREGHSDVDESALPEVQQWAEKTVGKSASAEQYKQYEQGVIEDFATDDGVDILIVVDKLLTGFDEPRNTVLYIDKPLKEHNLLQAIARVNRLHEAKEYGLLIDYRGILKELDTTLKEYQDLQERTQSGFDVDDIDGLYHQVGTEYKRLPELHKRLWGIFRDVQNRQDLEQYRQILMPQYTEDDDGTSIDLRQKVREDFYQALTEFGLCLKVALSSRSFFEDGSFSEKDIAKYKSDLRFFTNLRKIARQDAQETVDYSAYEEQIRRLVDKHVVGESIEDPEGVVLVDEIGKEDPEDWSKEKTRNETDIIRTRVRKTIEQELSDDPYAQKVFSELLKDAISQAEKMFEHPFKQYTLFKEFEDQLNNRAVSGIPDELDGNETAKAYYGTFRLVLGEDHFKAIPPDEEKKLIEEAKAIDSIVGTAVVEHSLSPQAMESTIHKGILPRLFKLIGLEKAKDVIEHVIQITRVRLAHGNR, from the coding sequence ATGCACCACCTACCGGAAACCAAGGAAGAATACAGCGCCAAGATTCCGGCCTTGCAGGTTCTCATGAATCTCGGCTGGACGTATATATCGCCCTCGCAGTGCCTGACCAAGCGCGGCACGAACCGTGACGTTTTGCTGAAGGATGAACTCATCCGTTCGCTCCAGGCACGGCGCTTTGAATGGGACGGCAGGGAGCACGCGCTTTCGCCCAATGCCATCGAGCATATTGTGCGCGAACTGTCATCGCCGGGACTGCACGAGGGGCTACGCACCGCCAACGAGCGCATCTACGACAAGCTGACCCTCGGCATCACGGTCAAGGAATTCATCGACGGCAAGCCCGTTCAGCCGACCATCCCCATCATCGACTGGGAACACCCCGAAAACAACCTGTTCCACGTCACCGAAGAGATGGACGTGCTGTCTTCGGCTGGCACGCATAGGCGCATCCCTGACATTGTGTGCTTCGTCAACGGCATCCCTTTTGTGGTCATCGAGGCAAAGCGGCCTGAATCCGGCAATCCGAACAAGTCCATGCTGGAGGAAGGCGTCAGCCAGTCCATCCGCAATCAGAAGAACGACGAAATTCCGCACCTCTTCTGCTATGCGCAACTGCTCATGGCCATCAGCAACACCGAAGGACGCTACGCCACCACCAAGACGCCTAAGAAGTTCTGGGCCACGTGGCGCGAGGAAATCTTCGACGACGCTACCTTCCACGCCATCAAGAACACGCCGCTTTCAGCGGATGCCAAGGACTCGCTTTTTCAGGGCCGCCCCAAGGCCATGCGGAACTACTTCGAATCGCTGTGGTCCGGCGACGTTCTGCCCACACAGCAGGACAAGCTGCTTGTCAGCCTATTGCGAAAGGACCGCCTGCTGAAGCTGGTGCAGTATTACATCCTCTTCGATAAGCGCGTCGGCAAGATTGTGGCGCGGTATCAGCAGGCATTCGGCATCAGAGCCATGCTGGAGCGCGTGAAGCGACTGGACAAGGCCGGAAGCCGCGAGGGCGGCGTTATCTGGCACACCACAGGTTCCGGCAAGTCCTTCACCATGGTCTTCCTCAGCAAGGCGCTTCTGCTTGAGCCGGACCTCAGGGACTGCCGCGTCATCATCGTCACGGACCGCGTTGACCTTGAAAAACAGCTCTCCAGAACGTTCCTCACGGGTGGCGCGTTCGGCTCCGCCGTTGCCACCAAGAAGGAAGGCGAACGGGCAAGAGCGGGTTCCGGTCGTGACCTCGCCCAGCGCATCGGCAAGGGCGACGACCGCATCATCTTTTCCATCATCGACAAGTTCAACACCGCGTCCAAGTTGCCGGAGTGCTACAACCCCAGCGACAAGATCATCGTGCTGGTGGACGAGGGCCACCGCAGCCACGGCGGTGAAACCCACGAGCGTATGCGCAAGGCGCTGCCGAATGCGGCGTACATCGCCTTCACCGGAACGCCGCTCCTCAAGGACGACAAGACGCAGAACAAGTTCGGCCCCATCATTCACGCCTACACCATGCAGCGCGCCGTGGAGGATGGAACGGTCACGCCACTGCTCTACGAGGAGCGCCGGCCAGAGCTGGCCGTGAACGAGGCCGCCATTGACAACTGGTTCGACAAGATAACGGCGCGACTGACCGAAGAGCAGAAGACCGACCTCAAAAAGAAATTCGCAAACAAGGGCGCGGTGTATGGCTCCGAGAACCGCATTGAACTCATCGCGTGGGACATTGCCACCCATTTCTCGGACCATATCAAAACCCTCGGCATGGGACTCAAGGGCCAGCTCGCCGCAGATTCCAAGCTCTCCGCAGTCCGCTACAAGAAATATCTCGACGCCACGGGGCTGGTCACGAGTGCGGTGGTCATCTCGCCGCCGGATTCCCGCGAAGGCCATTCGGACGTGGACGAATCCGCGCTGCCGGAGGTGCAGCAGTGGGCCGAGAAAACCGTGGGCAAGAGCGCCAGCGCCGAACAGTACAAGCAATACGAGCAAGGCGTCATCGAGGACTTTGCCACCGACGACGGCGTGGACATCCTTATAGTGGTGGACAAACTGCTAACGGGCTTTGACGAACCGAGGAACACGGTTCTGTACATCGACAAGCCGCTGAAGGAGCACAACCTGCTTCAGGCCATCGCACGCGTAAACCGCCTGCACGAGGCCAAGGAATACGGCCTGCTCATCGATTATCGCGGCATCCTCAAGGAACTGGATACGACACTCAAGGAGTATCAGGACCTTCAGGAGCGCACGCAAAGCGGCTTTGACGTGGATGACATCGATGGGCTGTATCATCAGGTCGGCACCGAATACAAACGGCTGCCGGAGCTGCACAAACGCCTGTGGGGAATATTCAGGGACGTCCAGAACAGGCAGGACCTTGAGCAGTACAGGCAAATCCTCATGCCGCAGTACACGGAGGACGACGACGGAACCAGCATCGACCTGCGTCAAAAGGTGCGAGAGGACTTCTATCAGGCGCTCACGGAGTTCGGCCTGTGCCTCAAGGTGGCGCTTTCGTCGCGCTCGTTCTTCGAGGATGGCAGCTTCAGCGAAAAGGACATCGCCAAGTACAAAAGCGATCTGCGATTCTTCACGAACCTGCGCAAGATAGCGCGTCAGGACGCACAGGAAACGGTTGACTACAGCGCCTACGAGGAGCAGATACGCCGACTCGTGGACAAGCACGTGGTCGGAGAATCCATCGAAGATCCTGAGGGCGTTGTGCTGGTGGACGAGATCGGCAAGGAAGATCCGGAAGACTGGTCAAAGGAAAAGACGCGCAACGAGACGGACATCATCCGCACGCGCGTCCGAAAGACCATCGAGCAGGAACTCAGTGATGACCCGTATGCGCAGAAGGTCTTTTCTGAACTGCTGAAGGACGCCATTTCGCAAGCCGAAAAGATGTTCGAACATCCTTTCAAGCAATACACTCTCTTCAAGGAATTCGAGGACCAGCTGAACAACCGCGCCGTGTCAGGAATACCGGACGAGCTTGATGGCAACGAGACTGCCAAGGCGTACTACGGCACATTCCGGCTGGTGCTGGGCGAAGACCACTTCAAAGCCATCCCGCCGGATGAAGAAAAGAAGCTCATTGAGGAAGCCAAGGCCATCGACTCCATCGTCGGCACCGCCGTTGTGGAGCACTCATTGAGTCCGCAGGCGATGGAATCCACCATTCACAAGGGCATCCTGCCGCGCCTGTTCAAGCTCATCGGGCTTGAAAAAGCAAAGGATGTCATCGAACACGTTATTCAGATTACCAGAGTGCGTCTGGCTCATGGAAACAGATAA
- a CDS encoding retron system putative HNH endonuclease, giving the protein MRKIVKGQEPDELSTWKRANPNRRYEHTTGIVKQAIRHACIDEQFGLCAYCCKPITPNSDSSHNEHVEAQHIAPNRTVDFGNIVASCETRGQCGKAHGNQQLPLTPLMDECETEFKFKYSGRIEGVTPRAKTSIDVLKLDNKVLKEARRGAIEALLYEFGCPPKETADLEADTISILLDDLAPSDGCELKPYSPVLTNILQHELRILQAMCD; this is encoded by the coding sequence GTGCGAAAAATAGTTAAGGGGCAAGAGCCGGATGAGCTGTCAACATGGAAACGAGCGAATCCAAACAGACGCTATGAGCATACGACTGGAATTGTTAAGCAAGCAATTAGACACGCCTGCATAGATGAACAATTTGGACTCTGTGCTTATTGTTGTAAGCCGATAACTCCGAACAGCGATAGCAGCCATAACGAGCACGTCGAGGCGCAACACATCGCACCAAATCGAACAGTTGATTTTGGAAACATTGTGGCCAGTTGTGAAACAAGAGGACAATGCGGAAAGGCGCATGGAAATCAACAATTACCACTAACGCCATTAATGGACGAGTGTGAGACTGAATTTAAGTTCAAATACTCAGGCAGAATAGAAGGTGTAACTCCACGAGCTAAGACATCAATAGATGTCCTTAAATTAGACAACAAAGTTCTAAAAGAGGCTCGAAGGGGGGCTATCGAGGCTCTCCTTTATGAGTTTGGGTGCCCCCCCAAAGAAACAGCAGATCTTGAAGCTGATACAATAAGCATACTACTTGACGACCTTGCTCCCAGCGACGGCTGCGAGCTAAAGCCATATTCCCCTGTGCTTACCAACATTCTACAACACGAATTGAGAATATTACAGGCTATGTGTGATTAG
- a CDS encoding DUF6538 domain-containing protein: protein MPKHTHLHRRKGSNSYYFRAKVPVDLQEHYRKQEITYSLRTSDHKKALELVRGAAVKLDQEFAEIRRQRDAKPIQTLSKMEMDRLVLMLEHSVLSADDELRMAGSYAPNGWLKDHAVASPETAVPPLPRRSLPASPSCPVASAVGPWSFSSRCLSGAQPN, encoded by the coding sequence ATGCCGAAACACACCCACCTTCACCGCCGCAAGGGGTCGAACAGCTACTACTTCCGGGCCAAGGTTCCCGTCGATTTGCAGGAGCACTACCGGAAGCAGGAGATCACCTATAGCCTGCGGACCAGTGATCACAAGAAAGCCCTCGAACTGGTCAGGGGCGCCGCCGTGAAGCTGGATCAGGAGTTTGCCGAAATACGCCGCCAACGCGACGCAAAGCCTATCCAGACCTTGAGCAAGATGGAGATGGACCGCCTTGTCTTGATGCTCGAACATAGCGTTCTGTCTGCGGACGATGAGTTACGCATGGCAGGGAGCTATGCCCCGAATGGCTGGCTTAAAGACCATGCCGTCGCTTCGCCCGAAACAGCAGTTCCGCCACTTCCTCGCCGGTCATTGCCCGCCAGTCCATCTTGTCCAGTTGCGTCTGCGGTCGGCCCATGGTCGTTCTCCTCACGATGTCTATCTGGCGCTCAACCCAATTAA
- a CDS encoding M48 family metallopeptidase: METDKTIMQTLTYGDECIRYQVCHVPGRKAKVAIHVHPDGSVQVDAPQDADLVKIKEAVQKRARWVLDHMLRARELRRYVLPREYVSGESYFYQGRRHQLKVITIQEQKAQVRLYRGRLEVSTEDSSPERVRSLLKDWYRQRAKEYFAQRLESIVERTPWKDDVPQWRLLTMKKQWGSCSPNGTLSINPHLIKAPRECIDYVLTHELCHLQEHNHSPRFYRLLADRMPDWKSVKAKLDGMSELLLNE, translated from the coding sequence ATGGAAACAGATAAGACAATCATGCAAACACTCACCTATGGCGATGAATGCATTCGCTATCAAGTGTGCCACGTGCCGGGGCGGAAGGCGAAAGTCGCCATCCATGTGCATCCGGACGGTTCCGTTCAGGTCGATGCGCCGCAGGACGCCGACCTCGTGAAAATAAAAGAGGCCGTGCAGAAACGCGCCAGATGGGTTCTCGACCACATGCTCCGCGCGCGGGAGCTTCGCAGGTACGTACTGCCACGTGAATACGTGAGCGGCGAAAGCTACTTCTATCAAGGCCGCCGCCACCAGCTCAAAGTCATCACGATACAGGAACAAAAGGCGCAGGTGCGGCTCTATCGCGGAAGGCTGGAAGTGAGCACGGAAGACAGCTCACCGGAACGCGTCAGGAGCCTCTTGAAGGACTGGTACAGGCAACGCGCCAAGGAATACTTTGCGCAGCGTCTGGAATCCATTGTGGAGAGAACCCCGTGGAAGGATGATGTGCCACAGTGGCGACTCCTGACCATGAAAAAACAATGGGGAAGCTGCTCGCCAAACGGCACTCTCTCCATAAATCCGCACCTTATCAAAGCGCCGCGAGAGTGTATCGATTACGTGCTGACGCATGAGCTGTGCCACCTTCAGGAACACAACCATAGCCCCCGCTTCTACCGCCTGCTGGCGGACCGGATGCCAGACTGGAAGTCCGTCAAGGCAAAGCTGGACGGTATGTCGGAGCTGCTGCTGAATGAATAG
- a CDS encoding AAA family ATPase, whose translation MLTSIKLKNTASYKGEQTLEPLKELNFIYGENGCGKSTIAKFLNCKMNCAESSERFSDCSFETGWKENEQRKLFVYDADFVRRTISQSSLEGVFVMGEDAPELEAELKRHEAEIARKKELIQKHDNTLERLKSDIEKAKTELAEQCWQVGKKHSDTFDPAYTGFKKSRAKFRDKCIESHKKGMPAKSLEEIEQSASLYFNPEGKPEKLILPPQFAWADLTGLEPSHLLGESIKGKEETTVAELIEKLGNNDWVDQGRAFFDGKKCPFCQQDAPVDFKMNLEHYFDATYQDKKDSLAEYIAKYNTQAEQLVERINEYKTYSSKCLRYENVKNYLDALEAVLKKNKLELSRKQKELSERVEIDSIDDLLKKIEGVISESRQSVIDYNKKIEEFDRGKIELTNDIWTFLGDEISPQYQAYKKSIDGSNSGIDNINKQRATLHGELREHRAKVAEIGASLKNAAKPVDDINKVLCSFGFTNFSLKKEDDQAHYSIIREDGQKANETLSEGEKTFIAFLYFYQKVKGISESQSTVEDKIVIFDDPVSSLDSKVLYVVSTLIKSLAKERKEYKIHQLFILTHNVYFFKEVTNQQDAETARSLFWIIRKIGGCSQLERHEKNPVRTSYQMLWEEVIQAKDNPTMDVRNTLRRIIENYFELFGNIKKWKLAEKFDGDDKVICHSLLQWTNDGSHCVFDDLFVTPSVEVRDNYLRVFREIFIKNEHGEHYRMMMHEDKQ comes from the coding sequence GTGCTTACCTCAATCAAGCTCAAAAATACGGCCAGCTACAAAGGCGAACAGACTCTAGAGCCATTAAAGGAATTGAACTTTATTTACGGAGAAAACGGCTGTGGGAAGAGCACCATCGCCAAATTCCTTAATTGCAAAATGAATTGCGCCGAAAGTAGCGAACGGTTTTCAGACTGCTCGTTTGAAACAGGGTGGAAAGAAAATGAGCAGCGAAAGCTATTCGTGTATGATGCTGATTTTGTGAGAAGAACGATAAGCCAATCCTCTCTTGAAGGGGTGTTTGTCATGGGCGAAGATGCCCCTGAATTAGAAGCAGAACTTAAGCGACACGAAGCTGAAATAGCGAGAAAAAAAGAACTAATACAAAAACATGACAACACGCTAGAACGTCTCAAAAGTGATATTGAAAAAGCCAAAACAGAACTAGCAGAGCAATGTTGGCAGGTAGGTAAAAAACACTCCGATACTTTTGATCCAGCATATACTGGTTTCAAAAAATCACGCGCAAAATTTAGAGACAAGTGTATAGAATCGCACAAAAAAGGAATGCCGGCAAAATCTTTGGAAGAGATTGAACAATCAGCCTCTCTTTACTTCAACCCCGAAGGAAAACCAGAGAAGCTGATCCTTCCACCTCAATTTGCTTGGGCAGATTTAACAGGCTTAGAACCTTCTCATCTTTTGGGGGAATCAATTAAAGGGAAAGAAGAGACGACTGTTGCTGAGTTAATCGAGAAGTTAGGGAATAATGATTGGGTTGACCAAGGAAGAGCATTCTTTGACGGCAAGAAGTGTCCGTTTTGTCAACAGGACGCGCCTGTAGATTTTAAGATGAACTTGGAACACTACTTCGATGCTACGTATCAAGACAAAAAAGATTCGCTTGCTGAATACATTGCCAAGTACAACACTCAAGCTGAGCAACTAGTAGAGCGTATAAATGAGTATAAAACATACAGCAGTAAATGTTTACGGTATGAAAACGTAAAAAATTACCTCGATGCTCTCGAAGCTGTATTAAAAAAGAACAAGTTGGAATTGTCTAGAAAACAAAAAGAGCTGAGTGAACGCGTAGAAATTGACTCAATTGATGATCTCCTAAAGAAGATAGAAGGTGTCATATCTGAATCGCGACAATCCGTTATTGACTATAACAAAAAAATTGAAGAATTCGATAGAGGAAAAATAGAACTCACGAATGACATTTGGACATTCTTGGGCGATGAAATATCCCCTCAGTACCAAGCCTACAAGAAAAGCATAGACGGGTCTAATAGTGGCATCGACAACATTAATAAACAACGGGCCACATTACATGGAGAACTTCGAGAACATCGGGCAAAAGTTGCAGAAATAGGGGCAAGTCTTAAAAACGCTGCAAAACCTGTAGACGACATCAACAAGGTATTGTGTTCTTTTGGCTTTACAAACTTTTCCCTTAAAAAAGAAGATGACCAAGCGCACTACTCAATAATTCGTGAAGACGGGCAAAAAGCAAATGAGACACTAAGTGAAGGGGAAAAAACGTTCATCGCCTTTTTGTACTTTTACCAGAAGGTAAAAGGAATTTCGGAAAGCCAAAGCACGGTTGAAGACAAAATAGTTATCTTTGACGACCCTGTTTCTAGTCTCGATAGTAAGGTACTTTATGTGGTTAGCACTCTCATAAAAAGCCTTGCTAAAGAACGAAAAGAATACAAAATCCATCAATTATTTATTTTAACTCACAACGTTTATTTTTTTAAGGAAGTTACTAATCAACAAGATGCAGAGACAGCGCGCTCTCTGTTCTGGATTATTCGAAAAATTGGTGGTTGTTCACAGCTCGAACGGCATGAAAAAAATCCAGTTCGCACAAGTTATCAAATGTTGTGGGAAGAGGTTATTCAAGCAAAAGATAATCCTACAATGGATGTACGAAATACCCTTCGCAGGATTATCGAAAATTATTTCGAACTGTTTGGGAATATCAAAAAATGGAAACTTGCAGAAAAATTTGACGGTGATGATAAAGTGATATGTCATTCTTTGTTGCAGTGGACAAACGACGGTTCACACTGTGTCTTTGACGACCTTTTCGTTACGCCAAGTGTTGAAGTTCGCGACAACTATTTAAGGGTATTTAGAGAAATATTTATCAAAAATGAGCACGGGGAGCATTATCGAATGATGATGCATGAAGATAAACAATAA
- a CDS encoding BRO-N domain-containing protein, with protein sequence MGEISTLTLNGIADARTIVDDDGELWFIAMDVCKHLGLKPRDSVRYLDDDMKKHLPRTALGIKPGKPLLIINEPGLYPLIFQSRKPEAMAFQRWVRKEVLPSIRKHGAYFMMKPTDTDESIIQKAKQIIELAREDDGIECPDILRELADKLEAALQGQFMPTFTTSTCKAYPNDANDLGPIIDV encoded by the coding sequence ATGGGTGAAATCAGCACACTTACCCTCAACGGCATAGCCGATGCCCGAACCATCGTGGATGATGACGGTGAACTCTGGTTTATCGCAATGGATGTTTGCAAGCACCTTGGTCTCAAGCCGAGGGATTCAGTGCGCTACTTGGACGACGACATGAAAAAGCATCTTCCAAGAACCGCCCTCGGAATAAAGCCCGGAAAGCCGCTACTGATTATCAACGAACCTGGTCTGTACCCGCTCATATTCCAAAGCCGAAAACCTGAAGCCATGGCTTTTCAAAGATGGGTGCGGAAGGAAGTCCTGCCCTCGATCCGGAAGCATGGTGCGTACTTCATGATGAAGCCCACGGACACGGATGAAAGCATAATCCAGAAGGCAAAACAAATCATTGAGCTGGCGCGTGAAGATGACGGCATTGAATGCCCCGACATCTTGCGAGAGTTGGCAGACAAGCTTGAAGCCGCCCTGCAAGGTCAATTCATGCCGACATTCACGACCAGCACGTGCAAGGCTTATCCGAATGACGCCAACGACTTAGGCCCCATCATTGACGTCTAA